In Legionella cincinnatiensis, the DNA window TAGCCGATTACCTGCTACCTGTCGAACAAGCAAAGCCAACTGTGAAAATTTCATCGCAGGAGTTAATGTAATGCCTATGTGGGAATGTACTGCATTTGATAAAGAAGCATTTGCTTGGACCAGCAACCGTTATCGACATCGTGAAGATGCTGCTTTAGCTGCTCAAGCTTATTGCAAACAAAAAAGTCCTATACCAGATACATGTTATATTAATTTAATAACCTGTATGAATAAGCAGGCGATTTAATAAATGGTTTATTGCGTTGGGCTCACAGGCGATATAGCAAGTGGTAAAACCACTGCCGCCACTCTTTTTTCGCAGTTGGGTATAGAAGTGATCTCTGCTGACAAAATATCGCGAGAGCTTACCCAAAAAGATCACCACATCTATAAAAAAATTGTCGAACACTATGGAACTAAAATTCTAAACTCAGATAAAGATCTAAATCGTGCCCAATTAAGAGAAATTATTTTTTCAAATCCCAAAGAACGAGAGTGGCTCGAACATCTTTTGCACCCACTTATCCGCCAGAAAATTAAAAAAAAAGTGGCCTCTTGTACTACACCCTATTGCATTGTAGAAATACCTTTATTGATTACGAAGCATCATTATCCTTACATCGATAGGGTATTACTTATCACTACACCAATAGAAACTCAAATATCACGGGTAATGAAACGAGATCAATGCACTAAAGAGCAAGCACAGGCTATCTTATCAGTTCAACCGAATATCAGTCTTCGTTTAAAAAATGCCCATGATGTAGTGGTTAATGATTTGGGAATTGAAGAGCTGACAACAAAGGTAAACAATTTACATCGTAAATATCTTCACTTATCAAGTGATCCTAAATTCGGCAGTTGAATTTGCCTCGTTTCTGTAAATAAACCCATTCTCAATGATAGATTAATAATAAGTATTCGTTCACAATTCAAGAATCGAAAATATCTATTTCGTTTGAGTACTTAATTTAATTATGTGTTTAATGGTGTTATTTTTTGATAACCCACCTTAATTTTGACTTAATATTGGTTAAATAGAATTTTATATATACATTTAACCTAATGAGATAAAATTATGAGTGCAGTTGACGAGTTATTTCAAGATAAGGACCTAGATAATTTAA includes these proteins:
- the coaE gene encoding dephospho-CoA kinase (Dephospho-CoA kinase (CoaE) performs the final step in coenzyme A biosynthesis.), whose translation is MVYCVGLTGDIASGKTTAATLFSQLGIEVISADKISRELTQKDHHIYKKIVEHYGTKILNSDKDLNRAQLREIIFSNPKEREWLEHLLHPLIRQKIKKKVASCTTPYCIVEIPLLITKHHYPYIDRVLLITTPIETQISRVMKRDQCTKEQAQAILSVQPNISLRLKNAHDVVVNDLGIEELTTKVNNLHRKYLHLSSDPKFGS